The sequence TTCACCGGGTCCGAAGTGATCCCTTCTTTGATGTAGTGGCCAAAGGCCTCCCAGAACTGCTGATAGGCTTCGGCATCCTTGTTGGCCTGCTCCGCGAGAAATTTGATGAAACGCTTGGTGAGCACGGTACCGATTTTTTGAACCAGCTGAGAGTCCTGCATGGACTCCCGTGAAATGTTCAGCGGCAGATCGGCACTATCGATGACGCCCTTCACAAAGCGCATCCACTCCGGCAGCAGTCCCTTCGGGTGATGATCGATCAGAACTTTCTTGCAGTAGAGGGAAACACCGTGCTCGGAGTGGGAAAAACCGAATTTTTCCGGGTTTTCCGTGGGTACGAATAACAGGGCGTTGATGTTGATCGGGGCATCTGAGCTAAAGTGCAGCCAGAAGCGCGGATCGTCCCAGGCATTTGCCTGAAACTTATAAAACTCCTTGTATTCTTCCTCGGATACATCACTTTTGCTGCGCGTCCAGATCGCCTGTACGGTATTGAGTTTCTCTCCATCGACGAGAACCGGATGCTGAACAAACGCAGAATAGCGCTGGATGATGGACTTCAGGGTATCTGCCTTTGCGAATTCCTTGCTGTTCTCCTTGAGCGTGATCACGATCTTGGTCCCACGCCGCTCACCGTCGCACGGTTCGATCTCGTATTCCCCGCTGCCGTCGGAAGTCCATTTGAGTCCCTGTCCGTCCGGACGCCAGCTGCGCGTGAAGACTTCCACTTTTTCTGCGACCATGAAGACCGAGTAGAATCCGACGCCAAACTGCCCGATCAAGCTGCCAGCAACTTCTGCACTTTCCTGAAGGGCTTCGACAAATGCCTTGGAGCCGGAGTGGGCAATGGTGCCGAGATTCTGGGTCAGCTCCTCTTCATTCATGCCGATTCCAAAGTCCTGGATGGTCAGTGTTCCGGCCGATTCGTCGGTATGCACCTGAATCTCGAGGTTCAACGATGCGTCGTGGATTTGGCTTTCACTGAGTTGGATGTGCCTCAGTTTCTCCAGAGCATCTGAGGCGTTGGAGATCAGCTCGCGGACAAAAACTTCCTTGTCGGTGTAAAGGGAGTTCACCACGATGTCCAAAACCTTTTTCACATCGGCATTGAAACTGTGTTTGTGTGTGTTTGTATCACTCATGATTTTCCGTAAACTTCAGTAAATCCATTGAAGCGCGTGTGCGCTGTTCTTTGAATACCAATCCTTAGCTTTAACGTTCAGTGCAGGTGAAAATCAACAAAAGAAACACGCAATTGCCGACTGGCATCCCTCACTTCTGCAATTGAATCCCACGTCCCGATCCATGTCCGACACATCATCTCCATCATTGCAGCAACGCATCCGATCACTGCGCCAGCAGATCGAAACGCACGACCAGTTGTACTACCGGCAAAACCAGCCCGAGGTGAGTGATACGGAGTACGACCGTCTCAAGCGGGAATATGCGACGCTGCTGGAACAGTCGGGGGAAAACCCGCAGCTCGATCCACTGCTGCAGCGTGTCGGCGATGATCGATCACGCGGCTTTGAAACCTGGGTCCACCGCGAACCGATGGGCAGTTTGGAAAACTCCTATTCCAAGCAGGAAATTCTGCAGTTTTTTCAACGCCTGGAAAAGCGACTTTCCCGTGGAGAACTGGTGTATGTGGTCCAGCCCAAGATTGACGGTCTTGCCATCAGTCTCACCTATGAGAAGGGGCGTTTTGTGCGCGCGGTCACCCGTGGCAATGGCACCGAGGGTGATGACGTCACCCGCAATGTCACCCGCATCGATGGGTTGCCCAAAATGTTGGAAGGTGGCAGCGTTCCGGATCTGTTGGAGATTCGCGGTGAGGTGTTCATCTCGCGAGAGGAGTTTGCGCGCATCAATGCAGAGCGCAGGGAAAAGGGACTCACGCTCTACGCGAATCCCCGCAATCTCGCAGCGGGTACTCTCAAACTGCTCGATGCGAGCATCGTGGCACAGCGCAAACTGGAACTGCGGGTTTATGGATTGGGAGCGTGCGAGCCAGCCCAGTGGAAATCCCTGAGCGCGTTCACCTCCCAATTGAAGGACTGGGGGTGTTTTACTGTCGAATTCACTCAGAGTGTGTCGGGCATCGATGCTGTTTGGGATGCGATTGAAACTTTTGCCGAGCGCAAGCTCGAACTGGGCTACGAGACGGACGGTGTCGTCATCAAGCTGGATGACCTCGATCTTCAGCGCGAGGCTGGCAGCACCGCGAAGGCACCCCGCTGGGCAATTGCCTACAAGTTTGCGGCGGAGCGGGCCATCACGCGCCTGCATCGCATCGATCTTCAGGTGGGTCGAACAGGTGCCGTTACGCCAGTTGCGAACCTAGAACCGGTCCTGCTCGCAGGAACCACCGTATCCCGGGCGACGCTTCACAATGCGGATGAAATTGCGCGAAAGGACATTCGGGAAGGAGATTGGGTTGAGGTGGAAAAGGCTGGTGAAATCATTCCACAGGTTGTGGGGGTCCTGCTTGAGCGCCGGGAACAGGGCAGTCAACCTTATGCATTTCCGAGCGAGTGCCCGGCATGTGGAGGACCGCTTGCGAGGCTTGCGGACGAGGTGGTGCTGCGCTGTCAGAATGCCGCCTGCCCGCCCCAGGTCAGTCGTCGCGTTGAGCATTTTGTTTCCAAGCACTGTCTGGATATTGATTCCTTTGGTACGGCGGTTGTCGAGCAACTGATGCGGGCGGACCGGTTGCACACGCTGGATGAGATCTATCGCCTGGATCGGGACTTCCTGCTCGGGCTAGAACGTTTTGGAGAAAAATCGGCGGATAATCTCATCCAGGCCATCGAAGCGAGCAAGCAGCAGCCGCTTTGGCGCCTGATCCATGGGCTGGGCATTCTGCATGTCGGAGCGGCTGCCTCCAAGGCACTGGCCCGCGCATTTGGAAGTTTGCATCAGCTCGCAAATGCCACGCTGGAGCAGTTGCAGGAAGTCGAGGGCATCGGTGCGATCATTGCCGATTCGATTTGTGATTTTTTTGCCGATGCGGATAACCGTGCCCTGATCGATCGCCTGCAGGAACTCGGCTTGAATACGGAGGAAAACACAAGCACAGATGGTGCAGCAACGCGCAAACTGGAGGGCAAGACCGTCGTGCTGACAGGTACTTTGCCCGATTTTTCGCGCGATGCCTTTACTGCCCT comes from Puniceicoccaceae bacterium and encodes:
- the htpG gene encoding molecular chaperone HtpG, which gives rise to MSDTNTHKHSFNADVKKVLDIVVNSLYTDKEVFVRELISNASDALEKLRHIQLSESQIHDASLNLEIQVHTDESAGTLTIQDFGIGMNEEELTQNLGTIAHSGSKAFVEALQESAEVAGSLIGQFGVGFYSVFMVAEKVEVFTRSWRPDGQGLKWTSDGSGEYEIEPCDGERRGTKIVITLKENSKEFAKADTLKSIIQRYSAFVQHPVLVDGEKLNTVQAIWTRSKSDVSEEEYKEFYKFQANAWDDPRFWLHFSSDAPININALLFVPTENPEKFGFSHSEHGVSLYCKKVLIDHHPKGLLPEWMRFVKGVIDSADLPLNISRESMQDSQLVQKIGTVLTKRFIKFLAEQANKDAEAYQQFWEAFGHYIKEGITSDPVNKEALSKLLRYESSLTEPGKTTSLEDYISRAKEGQKQIYFLLGSNRKTIENGPYLEAFKANNLEVLYLYEGVDEFVMNHLRTFAEKELVSADQEGLELESVTVDTDAGALTEEQGKALCEWMKEQFGESVSEVKISSRLVNNPAVALSKDKLMTANMRRIMKAMNQEMPSEVPVQLELNPTHPLILKLHELRSSGSSNAPLVAEQILDNCRIAAGLMEDPQPMVQRIYSLLQNIN
- the ligA gene encoding NAD-dependent DNA ligase LigA, which gives rise to MSDTSSPSLQQRIRSLRQQIETHDQLYYRQNQPEVSDTEYDRLKREYATLLEQSGENPQLDPLLQRVGDDRSRGFETWVHREPMGSLENSYSKQEILQFFQRLEKRLSRGELVYVVQPKIDGLAISLTYEKGRFVRAVTRGNGTEGDDVTRNVTRIDGLPKMLEGGSVPDLLEIRGEVFISREEFARINAERREKGLTLYANPRNLAAGTLKLLDASIVAQRKLELRVYGLGACEPAQWKSLSAFTSQLKDWGCFTVEFTQSVSGIDAVWDAIETFAERKLELGYETDGVVIKLDDLDLQREAGSTAKAPRWAIAYKFAAERAITRLHRIDLQVGRTGAVTPVANLEPVLLAGTTVSRATLHNADEIARKDIREGDWVEVEKAGEIIPQVVGVLLERREQGSQPYAFPSECPACGGPLARLADEVVLRCQNAACPPQVSRRVEHFVSKHCLDIDSFGTAVVEQLMRADRLHTLDEIYRLDRDFLLGLERFGEKSADNLIQAIEASKQQPLWRLIHGLGILHVGAAASKALARAFGSLHQLANATLEQLQEVEGIGAIIADSICDFFADADNRALIDRLQELGLNTEENTSTDGAATRKLEGKTVVLTGTLPDFSRDAFTALIEQHGGKVASSVSKKTDLVVAGESAGSKLTKALELGIEVLDQQGLLDRLEV